From the genome of Trichosurus vulpecula isolate mTriVul1 chromosome X, mTriVul1.pri, whole genome shotgun sequence:
gatgagtcctattttggacatcttgagattaagatgtctactggacatccagtttgagatgtctaagaggcagttggagatgtgagatttggaggtcagcagagaggtcaggGGAGGGgtgggtagatttgagaatcatcagcatagagatggtaattaaaaccatgggaacagatgagatcaccaagtgaagtagtacagagagagaagagaaggtccaGAACAAAACTCTCAGGGACATCTACgattagagggcatgatctggaagaggatccagcaaaagagaatgaggagtggtcagataggcaggaagagaaccaagagagaggggtgtcctgaaaacctagagaaaagagtatcaaggaggagagtaATGCatggtgtcaaaggctacagagaggtcaaggagaatgtgGATTGAGAAAaaaccattggatttggcaactcaGAGATGAtatgtaactttggagagggtagTTTTGGTGGAATAAAGTCAGAAACTGGACTGtaagggattaagaagagagtgggagaagagaaagtagaggcacctactgtagacagccttttcaaggagtttagctacaaagggcagaaaacATATAGGAAGCTAGTGAGTGGGGATCAAGCAAGAGTTTTTGCAGGATGGGGAGGATACTGGCATGTTTGCAGGCAGTAAAGAacgagccagtagacagggagagattgaaaataagtgaaaggggcagctaggtggcacagtgagtagagcaccagccctggagtcagaaggacctgagttcaaatgaggcctcagacacttgacacacgtactagctgtgtgaccttgggcaagtcacttaaccccaactgccctaccttccaccctctaaaacaaaacaaaaaaacaacaaaaaaaagaaaataagtgaaagagtgggggcGACAGAGGAGATAATTGGTTGGAGGAAACAGGACACAATGAGATCACTTGAATAAGTAGAGGGGTTAGCTTTGGTAAGGAGTaaagccacttcatcatgtgagacactGGTGAAGGAAGAGGGAGTGGCAGGAGGCATGAGTGACACgagataaggaagaggggagaagagggaactcactataaatggcctcaattttttctgtaaaatataagcAGCCAAAGTTCTCAGCTACGAGTaagtgcatgtgtgcatgtgtgtgcacgtgtgtgggCATGTAGTTAtgggaaatttgaggagagatgaaaaggttttgAAGAGTCACTGTGGAGAGTAGAATAGTGAGTTCATAAaggaggtatagtaggattgcctagtatcaatgagggcccagttgaggttgtgtaatGTCGATTTGTAGTGGACCCTGTCAGAACTGATgagtgattttctccatctttgttcagCAGCTCACACGTGGGCATGAAGGCTTTGAATGGTGGGAATGATCCAAAGCTGAGGCTTGGCTGAGTGTAACTGGGGACATGGTAACAGGGgtagggattttctttttttttgtccattggagcattttatatgtatgtatgttttacaCCCTTAGAAAAAGAACCCCAGGATTTTTCCTCCTGTGTGTTTTCGTCTTGCTTCCTCATGGTCCATGATGCCAGCTGAGGTTGTAAGCACAATAAACCCAAACTGATGGGATGGTAGGAGATTATTCTGCCACTTTTCCAGATCTTTCAATTGAACATCAAATCTGGGGCTGATTACACCACACTTGTTTAATCTGCCCATGAGGTTTACAACAATTTTTCCCGCTCTGTGATCATCAATGATCTCAAATTTGACAACATAACCATGCTTCATCACCACAGTTAAGAACCGGACAATTACTTTGAAGCACGGCCTAATGAGAACCTGGCGTTTTCCTCGCTTTTCTGCATTGCTGATGCTTTTGAGAGCATCTTCTAGGACATTCATGTGTACCACGGTGGCAGCCCTGCAAGATGGCGGAAAGAGAGGGGGTAGGGATTTTCAAGAGAGGAAGACAGTGGAGAGTTGAATTAgttcaccaagaggtcaagatggggagaagagggaattgCTAGAGAGATGGCCTggggtcaagggattggaggtcatagtGCAAAGAGTAGGgttttgtaagggaaggcagagaaagatgaaaagttgatagattatggtcagataaggagatttcagaattcttgaacacagAGCTGGTACATCTGTAGGAGATGGTAAGATCAAAGGTAAGACCATCTTTTTGTGTGGTTGAGGTGGGGTGGAGTAGCTTATAggaggtgagtaaactgaggaactGAGTGGTCTTGTAAGGCATTTTCACAATAGATAAAGTATGTGTGTGAGACTCTAAAGATGTTAGGATTCTAATTTAGAAAATTAATTTGGGTCTCCCAAGAAAATAGGTTTAGGTCCCAAAGAACACTGGTCCACGTGCTAGAGTTCCTAAGGGTAACTCAACAATATTTCATTCTCCCTTAAGAAGTTCTTGCCTTTAAGGACagggttttgcttttgctttgtatctGCAGTACCTAGAACACTGCctctcacatagtaggcacttaatgtttgctcTTGAGTTGACTCAATATAAGTCTACAAATCACTGACACTCAGTAATTGAACAAAATGTCAGTTAAGAAGGCAAACTAAACCAACCACAGTGTTTCCATTTCCCCTCATAATACTTTCATAATGTAACAATCTGCAGTTTTGTTAGTTCTTCCCTCCACTAATGCTAATTACACCCCCTTCCACTCTTTACTAGGCAGCCTTCATGAATGTCTGTGGCGCTCCCAAAAAATCAACATCTGAGGGTCAACCTTCTGATTCTTACTTTTTCTAAACTGCTAGTCCTAGGATGCTAAACATACAGGTTTATCACCAGACCCATACACACAACCTTTTCAACTTGGTTATAACTTcaagagcttacactctattggCGCAGCATTCCAGAACCCAGGGCTCACCTCCATGCCACGAGACAGCATAGAATGATGATTTTAGTGGAGGTCTCCTTGGAAGAgccagaataaaaatgaaaggtatAATTAGGTTCCTTTGCTGGATAATTTAATTTCAAAGCACAAAATCACAGGCTAGCTCCTTCTGACTGTTTCAAGTCATGACCTTCAGTTTGAAGCTTATGTTCCCTGGAGAGCTACCAAGGGGGGAGACCCAGGCCAAGAAATAAACTAAATTGTAGTAGAAGGATCCACTCCACCTTCTTCCTTAATGCCATATGATAATTATTTCAAAAAAGTTTTCTTGCTGGTAGTCGGCTTTTGGGTATTAGATAAGATTTTCCATTGAAGCCACAAGAAAAATTTGCAGATTTGGGTTGTTCCTCCCAGGGTCCTTTGAAACAATGCCCACACCAAATGTATCCTAAGTCTCACTCACATCTTATGAGCTGATgaagaggtgtttttttttttaattggcgtGTGCTTTGCTGCAATGAGAGCAGGTGATTAACATGCAAAtcccaagaaaataatttattcacaCAAAACAAGAAAGCAGAGGGAAATTAGCATTCCCTTTCCGAATAAATCATGCATAATTCAAAAGACAGAGGACACTATGGCTGAGAAAGAACAAAATGAGTTCCACATTGCAGGAAAGGATCAGAGCCTTGACTTCTATGGGCGTGACCCTCCCTAACCGCTTCAAGCATCTTCTTAAAGGGTTCAGAGGTTTATGACCAGCATGACGTTCTCTCTGATTGCAAAGACAGAGGCAGTACTTTAGGGGCCCAAATTGTAGTCTGATCACATACTGAAAGGCTGACTCTGGGCAATTATTTTACCAATTTGTGTTGCTGTCAGTTAGGCCACAAAGATCTCCAATTTCACATATACAGCTATCAGTCAATTTATAGGATCCAGCTAATCATATGgatgcatttatttagtgcttttgAGAACATATGGTCATTAATTATCCTGCCACCAGGATagtaaaaacaaatttccaagCTGCCTATGTGATTTTCCTTTGGCTCCCTCTACCTAGAACTTATAGACAACAGTGAAAACCAATCCTATTTTTAATCTTGGTGGAAAAATCACTGGAAAGTCATCTGTGATATAAGAAGACATGGTGTGGCAATGGAGGAGGCAAGGCTGGACTGCATTTTCACTGGAATTATCTTAGCCTCATTTAGCATGGTTTGCCCTTTTCCAAATTAAAAGCTTTAATTATTTGGCAATGAATTCTACATGGATGGGACCTCTTTAGGCTCAGGTCCTAAGAGCTGAAATATTGAAATGCAAGGTCAGGGCAGATGGCAATTACTTTTTTTTCGCTATAATATACTGTTACAGAGAGTCCATTAAGTAAAAGACATACAGATGTGCCTGTAGGATAAGACTTTTAGTCATTTAAAAGATCAGACATATTGTTAGTAGGAGTCCAAAGAACTGAATAATCCAAGGACAAGGGTCCAAGGTTAGTACGGGCTTAGGATCTGTTTTAAAGATTTGGTTAAATCCATCCCAGGCCAAATTATCTGGGAGTATATTGTCACTTATATATGCACAGATCCTCCCTCTCAACTGCCTTTCGCTAATTTAAGAAAGAACT
Proteins encoded in this window:
- the LOC118832519 gene encoding 40S ribosomal protein S15a-like, with the protein product MEVSPGAATVVHMNVLEDALKSISNAEKRGKRQVLIRPCFKVIVRFLTVVMKHGYVVKFEIIDDHRAGKIVVNLMGRLNKCGVISPRFDVQLKDLEKWQNNLLPSHQFGFIVLTTSAGIMDHEEARRKHTGGKILGFFF